The Deinococcus wulumuqiensis R12 genome has a window encoding:
- the dnaA gene encoding chromosomal replication initiator protein DnaA has product MSQEIWTDVLAYVRKNVSDLEYTTWFAPVKPLGVQQGSLLLGVRNSFTKDWFRDHYLELLLAALRSLGAEQPQVEFQVLPAAQDALLLPNDPPPAPEPSAAAPRPKPAPSSPASHPGDNRKTLNPKYTFENFVVGPNNNLAHAAALAVAESPGKAYNPLFIYGDVGLGKTHLMHAVGHYLAERFPDKRIEYVSTETFTNELINAIRDDKTTQFRNRYRSVDLLLVDDIQFLAGKERTQEEFFHTFNALYESNKQIILSSDRPPKDIQTLEGRLRSRFEWGLITDIQSPEYETRVAILKMNAEQGRITIPQEVLELIARQVTSNIRELEGALMRVVAFASLNNVPFSRAVAAKALSNVFAPQEAKVEMTDVLRQVAAQYGTTPDLIRGSGRARDIVVPRQVAQYLIRELTGHSLPEIGQFFGRDHSTVMHAVSKITDQMGKDPELAATVTALRNRIQGKEEEEEVGA; this is encoded by the coding sequence GCTGCTGCTGGGCGTGCGCAACTCCTTTACCAAGGACTGGTTCCGGGACCATTACCTCGAACTGCTGCTCGCCGCGCTGCGTTCCCTGGGCGCCGAGCAGCCGCAGGTCGAGTTTCAGGTGCTCCCCGCCGCGCAGGACGCCCTGCTGCTGCCCAACGACCCGCCGCCCGCGCCGGAACCGTCTGCGGCGGCGCCCAGACCCAAACCCGCGCCCAGTTCCCCGGCCAGTCATCCCGGCGACAACCGCAAGACGCTCAACCCCAAATACACCTTCGAGAACTTCGTGGTCGGTCCGAACAACAACCTCGCGCACGCGGCGGCGCTGGCGGTGGCCGAGTCGCCCGGCAAGGCGTACAACCCGCTGTTCATCTACGGGGACGTGGGCCTGGGCAAGACCCACCTGATGCACGCGGTGGGGCACTACCTCGCCGAGCGCTTTCCTGACAAGCGCATCGAGTACGTCTCCACCGAGACCTTTACCAACGAACTGATCAACGCCATCCGCGACGACAAGACCACGCAGTTTCGCAACCGTTACCGCTCGGTGGACCTGCTGCTGGTGGACGACATCCAGTTTCTGGCGGGCAAGGAGCGCACCCAGGAAGAGTTCTTCCATACCTTCAACGCGCTCTACGAGAGCAACAAGCAGATCATCCTGAGTTCCGACCGCCCGCCCAAGGACATCCAGACGCTCGAAGGCCGCCTGCGCAGCCGCTTCGAGTGGGGGCTGATCACCGACATCCAGTCGCCCGAGTACGAGACCCGCGTGGCGATTCTGAAAATGAACGCCGAGCAGGGCCGCATCACCATTCCGCAGGAAGTACTCGAACTCATCGCCCGGCAGGTGACGAGCAACATCCGCGAGCTGGAGGGGGCGCTGATGCGAGTGGTGGCCTTCGCCAGCCTCAACAACGTGCCCTTTTCGCGGGCGGTGGCGGCCAAAGCCCTGAGCAACGTGTTCGCTCCCCAGGAAGCCAAAGTCGAGATGACCGACGTGCTGCGTCAGGTGGCCGCCCAGTACGGCACCACCCCCGACCTGATTCGCGGCTCGGGCCGCGCCCGCGACATCGTGGTGCCCCGGCAGGTCGCGCAGTACCTCATCCGCGAGCTGACCGGGCACTCGCTGCCCGAAATCGGCCAGTTTTTCGGGCGCGACCATTCCACCGTCATGCACGCCGTGAGCAAAATCACCGACCAGATGGGCAAAGACCCCGAACTGGCCGCTACGGTCACGGCTCTGCGCAACCGCATCCAGGGCAAGGAAGAGGAGGAAGAAGTCGGGGCGTAA
- the dnaN gene encoding DNA polymerase III subunit beta — MKANVTKKTLNEGLGLLERVIPNRSSNPLLTALKVEASEGGLTLSGTNLEIDLSCFVPAEVQQPENFVVPAHLFAQIVRNLGGELVELELAGQELSVRSGGSDFKLQTGDIGAYPPLSFPAQADVSLEGGELARAFSSVRYAASNEAFQAVFRGIKLEHHGESARVVASDGYRVAIRDFPASGDGKNLIIPARSVDELIRVLKDGEARFTYGDGMLTVTTDRVKMNLKLLDGDFPDYERVIPKEIKLQVTLPATALKEAVNRVAVLADKNANNRVEFLVSEGTLRLAAEGDYGRAQDTLSVTQGGTEQAMSLAFNARHVLDALGPIDGDAELLFSGSTSPAIFRAVGGGSGYMAVMVTLRV, encoded by the coding sequence ATGAAAGCCAATGTCACCAAAAAGACCCTGAACGAGGGCCTGGGCCTGCTCGAACGCGTGATCCCGAACCGTTCGAGCAATCCGCTGCTGACGGCGCTGAAGGTCGAGGCGTCGGAGGGTGGCCTGACGCTAAGCGGCACCAACCTGGAAATCGACCTGTCGTGCTTCGTGCCTGCCGAGGTGCAGCAGCCCGAAAACTTCGTGGTGCCCGCGCACCTGTTCGCGCAGATTGTCCGCAACCTCGGCGGCGAACTCGTCGAACTCGAACTGGCCGGTCAGGAACTCTCGGTGCGCTCGGGCGGCTCGGATTTCAAGCTCCAGACCGGTGACATCGGGGCGTACCCGCCGCTTTCTTTCCCCGCGCAGGCCGACGTGAGCCTGGAAGGCGGGGAACTTGCCCGCGCCTTTTCCAGCGTGCGCTACGCGGCCAGCAACGAGGCGTTTCAGGCGGTGTTCCGCGGCATCAAGCTTGAGCACCACGGCGAAAGCGCCCGCGTGGTGGCCTCCGACGGCTACCGGGTCGCCATCCGTGACTTTCCGGCGAGCGGCGACGGCAAAAACCTGATTATTCCGGCCCGCAGCGTGGACGAACTGATTCGCGTGCTCAAGGACGGCGAGGCGCGGTTTACCTACGGCGACGGCATGCTGACCGTGACCACCGACCGGGTGAAAATGAACCTCAAGTTGCTCGACGGTGACTTTCCCGACTACGAGCGGGTGATTCCCAAGGAAATCAAGCTGCAGGTCACGCTGCCGGCTACCGCGCTCAAGGAAGCCGTCAACCGTGTGGCGGTGCTGGCCGACAAGAATGCCAACAACCGCGTCGAGTTCCTGGTTTCGGAAGGTACCCTGCGCCTCGCCGCCGAGGGTGATTATGGCCGCGCCCAGGACACCCTGAGCGTCACGCAGGGCGGCACCGAACAGGCGATGAGCCTCGCCTTCAACGCCCGGCACGTCCTCGACGCCCTCGGCCCGATTGACGGAGACGCCGAGCTGCTGTTTTCCGGGTCCACCAGTCCCGCCATTTTCCGCGCCGTGGGTGGGGGAAGCGGGTACATGGCGGTCATGGTCACGCTGCGCGTTTAA
- the eno gene encoding phosphopyruvate hydratase — translation MNIEKVIAREVLDSRGNPTVEAEVHLDSGFSGRAIVPSGASTGSHEALELRDGGERYLGKGVERAVQNVREALGPALIGLDASEQAAIDKALMDVDGTPNKGKMGGNAILAVSLATARAAAAELDIPLYRYLGGSNARTLPVPMMNVINGGAHADNSVDFQEFMVMPVGAPSFREALRYGTETFHHLKKVLSARGYNTNVGDEGGFAPDLKSNEEALEVLLEAIQKAGYEPGKDICIALDPAVTELYKDGKYHLEGEGRVLTTDEMIDFWADWTSRYPIVSIEDGLAEDDWDGWERLTARLGDKVQLVGDDLFVTSPERLQQGIDRKVGNAILVKVNQIGSLTESMDAIELAKRHHYGTIISHRSGESEDAFIADLAVATNAGQIKTGSASRSDRIAKYNQLLRIEDQLGDRAVFLGRKALR, via the coding sequence ATGAACATCGAGAAAGTCATCGCCCGTGAAGTGCTGGACTCGCGCGGAAACCCCACTGTCGAAGCCGAAGTCCACCTCGACAGCGGCTTCTCGGGCCGCGCCATCGTGCCCTCGGGGGCGAGCACCGGCAGCCACGAGGCCCTCGAACTGCGCGACGGCGGCGAGCGCTACCTGGGCAAGGGTGTGGAACGCGCCGTGCAGAACGTGCGCGAGGCCCTCGGCCCGGCCCTGATTGGCCTCGACGCCAGCGAACAGGCGGCCATCGACAAGGCCCTGATGGACGTGGACGGCACACCCAACAAGGGCAAGATGGGCGGCAACGCGATTCTGGCCGTGAGCCTGGCGACCGCCCGCGCCGCCGCCGCTGAACTCGATATTCCGCTCTACCGCTACCTCGGCGGCTCCAACGCGAGGACCCTGCCGGTCCCGATGATGAACGTCATCAACGGGGGCGCCCACGCCGACAACAGCGTGGACTTTCAGGAATTCATGGTGATGCCGGTCGGTGCGCCCAGCTTCCGCGAAGCCCTGCGCTACGGGACCGAAACCTTCCACCACCTGAAAAAAGTGCTCAGCGCCCGCGGCTACAACACCAACGTGGGTGACGAGGGCGGCTTCGCGCCGGACCTGAAGAGCAACGAAGAAGCCCTCGAAGTGCTGCTCGAAGCCATTCAGAAGGCGGGCTACGAACCCGGCAAAGACATCTGCATCGCGCTCGACCCCGCCGTGACCGAGCTGTACAAGGACGGCAAGTACCACCTCGAAGGCGAAGGCCGCGTGCTGACCACCGACGAAATGATCGACTTCTGGGCCGACTGGACCAGCCGTTACCCCATCGTGAGCATCGAAGACGGTCTGGCCGAAGACGACTGGGACGGCTGGGAACGCCTGACCGCCCGGCTCGGTGACAAGGTGCAGCTGGTGGGGGACGACCTCTTCGTGACCAGCCCCGAGCGTCTGCAACAGGGCATCGACCGCAAGGTGGGCAACGCGATTCTGGTCAAGGTCAACCAGATCGGCAGCCTGACCGAGAGCATGGACGCCATCGAACTCGCCAAGCGCCACCACTACGGCACCATCATCAGCCACCGCTCGGGCGAGTCGGAAGACGCGTTCATCGCCGACCTCGCCGTGGCGACCAACGCCGGGCAGATCAAGACCGGCTCGGCCAGCCGCTCGGACCGCATCGCCAAGTACAACCAGCTGCTGCGCATCGAAGACCAGCTGGGTGACCGCGCCGTGTTCCTGGGACGCAAGGCGCTGCGCTAG
- the pyk gene encoding pyruvate kinase, translating to MKHFDRATKIVATVGPASRSPEVLGRMIDAGLNVVRLNFSHGDPEDHRQTVQMVRDLAASKGVTIGILQDLQGPKIRVGRFAEGAVTLTPGQKFVITMDDVEGSAERVGSTYKGLAADVTPGMTLLLDDGNMSLRVEHVRGSEIQTTVLIGGVLKNNKGINVPEADLTVPALSEKDVQDMEFGATLGVDWVALSFVRSRDDLLLARHYLARFGSRAKLMAKIEKPQAVDRFDDILKEVDGVMVARGDLGVEMRPEQVPTIQKRIIRMCREAGKPVITATQMLESMINLPRPTRAEASDVANAIYDGTDAVMLSAESAAGQYPVESVAMMDRIAREAEASEHYQLMQRQLVLDTEQAQDAIAQAACNIGAKLDAPAIVAFTSTGGAATRISKNRPPVAIIALTPNEITRNQLALSWGVFPMLSEDPEDTDDMVRIANDELKKSGLADVGDRYVITAGVPFGVRGTTNMLRVEKLKAEDLSDRV from the coding sequence ATGAAACACTTTGACCGCGCCACCAAGATCGTGGCGACTGTTGGCCCAGCAAGCCGTAGCCCCGAGGTGCTCGGGCGCATGATCGACGCGGGCCTGAACGTGGTTCGCCTCAACTTCAGCCACGGCGACCCCGAGGACCACCGCCAGACGGTGCAGATGGTGCGCGACCTCGCCGCCAGCAAAGGCGTGACCATCGGCATTTTGCAGGACCTGCAAGGCCCCAAGATTCGCGTGGGGCGCTTCGCGGAGGGCGCGGTGACGCTCACCCCCGGCCAGAAGTTCGTCATCACGATGGACGATGTGGAAGGAAGCGCCGAGCGCGTGGGCAGCACCTACAAGGGCCTGGCCGCCGACGTGACGCCGGGGATGACGCTGCTGCTCGACGACGGCAACATGAGCCTGCGGGTCGAGCACGTGCGCGGCAGCGAAATTCAGACGACCGTCCTGATCGGCGGCGTGCTGAAAAACAACAAGGGCATCAACGTGCCCGAGGCCGACCTCACCGTGCCTGCCCTCTCGGAAAAGGACGTGCAGGACATGGAATTCGGCGCCACCCTCGGCGTGGACTGGGTGGCCCTGAGTTTCGTGCGCTCGCGCGACGACCTGCTGCTCGCCCGGCATTATCTCGCCCGCTTCGGCTCCCGCGCCAAGCTGATGGCGAAAATCGAGAAGCCGCAGGCGGTGGACCGCTTCGACGACATCCTGAAGGAAGTGGACGGCGTGATGGTGGCGCGTGGCGACCTCGGGGTAGAAATGCGCCCCGAACAGGTGCCCACCATCCAGAAACGCATCATCCGCATGTGCCGTGAAGCGGGCAAGCCGGTGATTACCGCGACCCAGATGCTCGAGAGCATGATCAACCTGCCCCGCCCCACCCGCGCCGAGGCGTCGGACGTGGCCAACGCCATCTACGACGGCACCGACGCCGTGATGCTCTCGGCCGAGTCGGCCGCCGGGCAGTACCCGGTGGAGTCGGTCGCCATGATGGACCGCATCGCCCGCGAGGCCGAGGCCAGCGAGCATTACCAGCTCATGCAGCGCCAACTGGTGCTCGACACCGAGCAGGCCCAGGACGCCATCGCCCAGGCGGCGTGCAATATCGGCGCCAAGCTGGACGCTCCGGCCATCGTCGCCTTCACCAGCACCGGCGGCGCGGCCACCCGCATTTCCAAGAACCGTCCGCCCGTCGCCATCATCGCGCTGACGCCCAACGAAATCACCCGCAACCAGCTGGCGCTGTCGTGGGGCGTGTTCCCCATGCTCAGCGAGGACCCCGAGGACACCGACGACATGGTGCGCATCGCCAACGACGAGCTGAAAAAGAGCGGCCTGGCCGATGTGGGCGACCGCTACGTGATTACGGCGGGCGTGCCCTTCGGCGTGCGCGGAACCACCAACATGCTGCGCGTGGAGAAACTGAAGGCCGAGGACCTGTCCGACCGGGTCTGA
- the tyrS gene encoding tyrosine--tRNA ligase, whose translation MSEIRRNVPVDEQIQILKRGVVDLVSEDDLRRKIARGQETGQPLRVKLGADPTRPDLHLGHAVILRKMRQFQDLGHKVIMLIGDFTATIGDPTGKSKTRPPLSLDEARANAESYLAQCRLILRQEPEVLEIRYNSEWLEQLGYKDIIGLAAKYTVARILERDDFSKRLSAGTPISMHELLYPLTQGYDSVALRADVELGGTDQLFNNLVGRALQRDYDQEAQVVMTLPLLVGLDGTEKMSKSLDNYIGLTDAPHAMFAGLMKVPDPLLENYFTLLTDLGAERIAELLAGHPVAAHRELAREVVRSFHPGADLDAAEERFRSVAKGGIPDNIPEVRVPVGELGEQGSVALAKLVVLAGLEPSNGAARKLMQNRGLKLNGEAFTDPQGQLTREQLAGGVVVQKGKDKFARLLLES comes from the coding sequence ATGTCCGAAATCCGCAGAAACGTGCCCGTAGACGAACAGATTCAGATTCTCAAGCGTGGCGTGGTGGACCTCGTGTCCGAAGACGACCTGCGCCGCAAGATTGCCAGGGGGCAGGAAACAGGCCAGCCCCTGCGCGTCAAACTCGGCGCCGACCCCACCCGCCCGGACCTGCACCTCGGTCACGCCGTGATTCTGCGCAAGATGCGGCAGTTTCAGGACCTCGGGCACAAGGTCATCATGCTTATCGGCGACTTCACGGCGACCATCGGCGACCCCACCGGCAAGTCCAAGACCCGCCCGCCGCTGAGCCTGGATGAGGCCCGCGCCAACGCCGAGAGCTACCTCGCCCAGTGCCGCCTGATTCTGCGCCAGGAACCCGAGGTGCTGGAAATCCGCTACAACTCCGAATGGCTCGAACAACTCGGCTACAAGGACATCATCGGGCTGGCGGCCAAGTACACGGTCGCCCGCATTCTGGAGCGTGACGACTTCAGCAAGCGCCTGAGCGCGGGCACGCCCATTTCCATGCACGAACTGCTCTACCCGCTCACCCAGGGCTACGACTCGGTGGCCCTCCGGGCAGACGTGGAACTCGGCGGCACCGACCAGCTGTTCAACAACCTCGTGGGCCGCGCCCTGCAACGCGACTACGACCAGGAAGCGCAGGTGGTCATGACCCTGCCGCTGCTGGTGGGCCTCGACGGCACCGAGAAGATGTCCAAGAGCCTGGACAACTACATCGGCCTGACCGACGCGCCGCACGCCATGTTCGCCGGGCTGATGAAGGTGCCCGACCCCTTGCTGGAAAACTACTTCACCCTGCTGACCGACCTCGGCGCCGAGCGGATTGCCGAGCTGCTCGCCGGGCACCCGGTGGCCGCGCACCGCGAACTCGCCCGCGAAGTCGTGCGCTCGTTTCACCCAGGCGCCGACCTCGACGCCGCCGAGGAGCGCTTCCGCTCGGTGGCGAAGGGTGGCATTCCCGACAACATCCCCGAGGTGCGCGTGCCGGTCGGCGAACTCGGCGAGCAGGGCAGTGTCGCACTGGCCAAGCTGGTCGTGCTGGCGGGCCTGGAACCCAGCAACGGCGCCGCCCGCAAGCTGATGCAGAACCGGGGCCTGAAGCTGAACGGCGAGGCGTTCACCGACCCGCAGGGCCAGCTCACCCGCGAGCAACTGGCGGGCGGCGTGGTCGTTCAGAAGGGCAAGGACAAGTTCGCCCGGCTGCTGCTGGAAAGCTGA
- a CDS encoding pentapeptide repeat-containing protein: MTDPRLAIEQERTEQEQERTERVREHEKSGRFKAFMDAVPLLATLATATVAVFGSLQSQQQYRDAQASERFQSAVELLAGDDLTTRVGGIALLGQVAQTSSERRENAVRLLATYLRVHSPVTEEGRTKPVVTAPPTEEVRAVLSALQYRGNVNNVDLGRISARNLMESSTDLTGLVFARSDLSGSLLEGANLTGVPFRQATLRGVDFRGANLTRATFQEADLTGAQFQGADLSGADLTQVKGLTSAMLAGATTDADTRLPDGITVPPAEPASTVKPPVR; encoded by the coding sequence ATGACCGACCCCCGCCTCGCCATCGAACAGGAACGCACCGAGCAGGAGCAGGAGCGCACCGAGCGCGTTCGTGAGCACGAAAAAAGCGGGCGGTTCAAGGCGTTCATGGACGCCGTCCCGCTTCTGGCGACGCTGGCGACCGCGACGGTGGCCGTGTTCGGTAGCCTGCAGTCGCAGCAGCAGTACCGCGACGCGCAGGCGTCCGAGCGGTTTCAGAGCGCGGTGGAGCTGCTGGCGGGCGACGACCTGACCACCCGGGTCGGCGGCATCGCGCTGCTGGGGCAGGTGGCGCAGACCAGCAGCGAGCGGCGCGAAAACGCCGTGCGGCTGCTCGCCACCTACCTGCGCGTTCACTCGCCCGTGACCGAGGAAGGCCGCACAAAGCCAGTGGTCACGGCCCCCCCCACCGAGGAAGTCCGCGCCGTCCTTTCGGCGCTGCAGTACCGGGGCAACGTGAACAACGTAGACCTGGGCCGCATCAGCGCCCGCAACCTGATGGAAAGCAGCACCGACCTGACCGGGCTGGTCTTCGCCCGCAGCGACCTCAGCGGCAGCCTGCTGGAGGGGGCGAACCTGACCGGAGTCCCGTTCAGGCAGGCCACCCTGCGCGGCGTCGATTTCCGGGGGGCCAACCTGACGCGGGCGACCTTTCAGGAAGCCGACCTGACCGGGGCACAGTTTCAGGGGGCTGACCTCAGCGGCGCGGATTTGACGCAGGTCAAGGGCCTGACCTCCGCGATGCTGGCCGGGGCCACGACCGACGCCGACACCCGGCTACCCGACGGGATAACGGTGCCGCCCGCCGAGCCAGCCAGCACCGTCAAGCCGCCCGTGCGGTGA
- a CDS encoding dihydrofolate reductase, with the protein MPSNPQLIAIAAQTENRVIGRDGGMPWHLPADFAHFRRLSRGKPNIMGRKVWDSLGGQPLRERENIVLTRNPGFQAPGATVAHSPEEALNLAGNAPEIAIIGGEEIYRLYWDRLTRLELTLIHAELDGDTFFPEIGPEWELTAEQFRPADEKNRYDLTFQTWRRIGDHGP; encoded by the coding sequence ATGCCCAGTAACCCCCAACTCATCGCCATCGCCGCGCAGACCGAAAACCGGGTCATCGGCAGGGACGGCGGGATGCCCTGGCACCTGCCCGCCGACTTCGCGCACTTCAGGCGCCTGAGCCGGGGCAAGCCCAACATCATGGGACGCAAGGTGTGGGACTCGCTGGGCGGGCAGCCGCTCAGGGAACGGGAGAATATCGTCCTGACCCGCAACCCTGGCTTCCAGGCCCCCGGAGCCACCGTCGCCCATTCGCCCGAAGAAGCCCTGAACCTGGCCGGGAACGCGCCCGAAATCGCCATCATCGGCGGCGAGGAAATCTACCGGCTGTACTGGGACCGGCTGACCCGGCTGGAACTGACGCTGATTCACGCGGAGCTGGACGGGGACACCTTTTTTCCCGAAATCGGGCCGGAATGGGAACTCACGGCCGAACAGTTCCGGCCTGCCGACGAGAAAAACCGTTACGACCTGACGTTTCAGACCTGGCGGCGGATCGGCGATCATGGGCCATGA
- a CDS encoding deoxycytidylate deaminase — MTSEKQRAWDKTYLEMARLASQHSHDPRLQVGAVVVDQENGSVIAIGINGRGRGRPNEPLSLEPGQSGCAHAEMNALARASWQGGKTYTIYVTHAPCPICAALILNVPVTRVVYGEGYRDPTGIREMVEGGLEVVQMEVSHAQ; from the coding sequence ATGACCAGTGAAAAACAACGTGCCTGGGACAAGACCTATCTGGAAATGGCGCGGCTGGCGTCTCAGCATTCGCATGACCCGCGCCTGCAAGTGGGGGCGGTTGTCGTAGACCAGGAAAACGGCTCGGTGATTGCCATCGGCATCAACGGACGGGGCCGGGGCCGACCCAACGAACCCCTTTCGCTGGAGCCTGGGCAATCGGGCTGTGCCCACGCCGAAATGAACGCGCTGGCCCGCGCTTCGTGGCAGGGCGGCAAAACCTACACAATTTATGTGACACACGCCCCCTGCCCCATCTGCGCCGCGCTGATTTTGAATGTCCCAGTCACGCGTGTCGTCTACGGCGAAGGCTACCGCGACCCGACCGGGATTCGTGAAATGGTCGAAGGCGGTCTGGAAGTCGTTCAGATGGAGGTGAGCCATGCCCAGTAA
- a CDS encoding GIY-YIG nuclease family protein, giving the protein MSGGIYAIHHLESDRQYIGSALNIAARWRLHRKQLKDGNHHCAHLQRAWNKYGAQAFEWTVLETCPAEQLLEREQHHLDSTRRKYNSSPTASSPRGTKHRPEVVAAMRQRVLAAYGNPAFAERHREAQRRRFEDPAQREAVKQRNSGVYRVTRPSGEVLEVRGITQFCRSEGLSVTQMTALARGARLQPYRGWLCEVITPSKTGQAKRKHRSYPLPSRPTEPRQAKRFAALSPQGVRLEGRNLAAFARQHGLDEHGLRGVAAGRQTHHAGWVIRWQAAGEQVELLPPVRGNRNVKHSILTDAGGEEYNCDNLLAFCKTRGLNAPSLVEVARGRRKQHKGWRCRYDQ; this is encoded by the coding sequence GTGAGTGGAGGCATTTATGCCATACACCACCTTGAGAGCGACCGGCAGTACATAGGCAGCGCGCTCAACATTGCGGCGCGTTGGCGGCTGCACCGCAAACAATTGAAAGACGGCAACCACCACTGCGCTCACCTGCAACGCGCCTGGAACAAATACGGGGCGCAAGCTTTCGAGTGGACTGTCCTGGAAACCTGTCCCGCAGAACAGCTGCTGGAACGCGAGCAGCACCATCTTGACAGCACACGCCGCAAGTACAACTCTTCTCCAACGGCCAGCAGTCCACGCGGCACCAAGCATCGCCCCGAAGTGGTCGCCGCCATGCGTCAGCGGGTGCTGGCGGCGTATGGAAATCCGGCATTTGCCGAGCGACACCGGGAAGCGCAGCGACGGCGTTTCGAGGACCCGGCCCAGCGCGAGGCCGTCAAGCAGCGCAATTCCGGCGTCTACCGGGTGACTCGGCCAAGCGGAGAAGTGCTGGAAGTGCGCGGCATCACCCAGTTTTGCCGCTCCGAAGGGCTTTCCGTCACACAGATGACGGCTCTGGCACGGGGCGCACGGCTCCAGCCATACCGGGGTTGGCTTTGCGAGGTCATCACCCCTTCCAAAACGGGGCAAGCCAAGCGCAAGCATCGCAGTTATCCCCTCCCCAGCCGTCCCACCGAACCCAGGCAAGCCAAAAGATTTGCCGCACTTTCACCGCAAGGGGTCAGGCTGGAGGGCCGTAATCTGGCCGCGTTTGCCCGTCAGCACGGCCTGGACGAACACGGTTTGCGTGGCGTCGCCGCAGGACGACAAACCCACCATGCGGGCTGGGTCATTCGCTGGCAGGCGGCAGGCGAACAGGTTGAACTTTTGCCACCCGTGCGAGGCAACAGAAATGTAAAGCACTCCATTTTGACCGACGCAGGGGGCGAAGAATACAACTGCGACAACCTGCTGGCCTTCTGCAAAACGCGGGGCCTGAACGCTCCTTCGCTGGTTGAAGTGGCGCGGGGACGCAGAAAACAGCACAAAGGCTGGAGGTGCCGTTATGACCAGTGA
- a CDS encoding thymidylate synthase: MRPYLNYLQHIMEHGTNKADRTGTGTRSVFGYQMRFDLSEGFPLVTTKRVHLKSVIYELLWFLRGESNVGWLQERGVTIWDEWAREGGELGPIYGVQWRSWPDAGSGHIDQVSQVIEQIKTNPDSRRLIVSAWNVAQLDDMALPPCHLLFQFYVADGKLSCQLYQRSADSFLGVPFNIASYALLTLMVAQVCDLEPGEFIWTGGDCHIYSNHMAQVEKQLGREPRPLPKMHLNPAVKDIFEFRYEDFTLEGYDPHPGIKAEVAV, translated from the coding sequence ATGAGGCCATACCTCAATTATCTTCAGCACATCATGGAGCACGGCACCAACAAGGCCGACCGCACCGGCACCGGCACCCGCTCGGTGTTCGGCTATCAGATGCGCTTCGACCTCTCCGAAGGCTTTCCGCTGGTCACGACCAAGCGCGTTCACCTCAAATCGGTCATCTATGAACTGCTGTGGTTCCTGCGAGGCGAGAGCAACGTGGGGTGGCTTCAGGAGCGCGGCGTGACCATCTGGGACGAATGGGCGCGTGAAGGCGGCGAACTTGGCCCGATCTACGGCGTGCAGTGGCGCAGCTGGCCGGATGCGGGCAGCGGTCACATCGACCAGGTTTCGCAGGTCATCGAGCAAATCAAAACGAACCCCGATTCGAGGCGCCTGATTGTGAGTGCCTGGAACGTGGCGCAGCTTGACGATATGGCCTTGCCGCCTTGCCACCTCCTGTTTCAGTTCTACGTGGCAGACGGCAAACTCAGTTGCCAGCTTTACCAGCGTTCAGCCGACAGCTTTCTTGGCGTCCCCTTCAATATCGCGTCCTACGCACTGCTCACCCTGATGGTCGCCCAGGTCTGCGACCTCGAACCCGGCGAATTCATCTGGACGGGGGGCGACTGCCACATCTACAGCAACCACATGGCGCAGGTGGAAAAGCAACTGGGGCGCGAGCCTCGGCCCCTGCCGAAAATGCACCTCAATCCCGCCGTCAAAGACATTTTCGAGTTCAGGTACGAGGACTTCACGCTGGAGGGGTACGACCCCCACCCCGGCATCAAGGCGGAGGTGGCGGTGTGA